A segment of the Promicromonospora sukumoe genome:
ACCCGGACTCGATCGCGCTGTCCCGGTCGCGCTGGCTCACCGGCTCGGGGGAGTCGCTCAAGCCGGGCTGGCAGCGCTCTCTCGCCGAGAGCGTGGCGACCGCCCGGGACGTCGCGGGCGCCGTGTCCACCGCGCTGCAAGGAATCACCCTGGACACCCGCGGCCCGACGACGCAGCCGCTCACCCGCCGTCTCGCGCTCGGGGCGGTGCTGATCGCGGTGGTGCTGGGGATCGCGACGGTGCTCGCCTCGGTGGACGTCCTGCCCGTCGGCGAGACGTGGACCACCGTGCTCGGCGTGGCTGCCGTCGTCGCCGCGGTGGCGGCGCTCGCGGTCTTCCTCGTGGCGATGCAGCTGCGCCGCGCGCTGGCCGCCCGCCGGGCGCAGGGCGTCATCGCGTCGGGCCGGGCGGCGCTGGAACGGGTGCTGCAGCAGACCCTCGGCGTGCCCACCCAGAAGCTGCTCGACGAGCACCGCGCGGTGCGCGAGCTCGCACAGAGTGCGCGCGACGACGGACCGTCGGTACCGCTCCGTGTGGAAGAGAACGCGACCACAGGCAGCCAGATCCGGGTTTCGTCCACAGGTGGCGTCCGACTGACCGACCTGCGCTCCGTCCGCGCCTGATGCTGGGTACGGGCCGGCCGCGAGGGCCGGTCCCGGACACCCAGGAGGGCCCCATGAACGACGTGACGGTGACTGTCTCCGGCTTCGCCGGCAACACCCCCGCGCTGCACACGGGCAAGGACAAGGACTTCGCCATGTTTCGCGTGGCCAGCACGCGGCGCTACGTGAACGACGTCGGCGACTGGACCGACGGCTCGACGCTCTGGTTCACGGTGAAGGCGTGGCGGACGGCGGCGGCGAACCTGGCCCGGTCGGTCCGCAAGGGCGACCCGGTGGTCGTCACGGGCCGCCTCGAGCTCGACGAGTGGGAGGACGCCGACGGCAAGGCGCACACCGGCCTGGTCATCGCGGCGACGTCGGTCGGCGTGGACGCGACCAAGGGCAAGGTCGAATTCTCCCGGGTGGTCCACCAGGCGGCGCTGCCCGGGGCCCCGGCGGACGACGGCGGGCTGGTCGCGGCCCGGGCGGGCGAGACCGACCCGTTCGACATCGAGGCAGAGGCCGGGCGGCGGGAGCTGGTGACCGCGTAGGCTGGTGCCAGTCGTGCTCAGCGGTCCGCGGGTGTCAGGGTTCTCCTGCGCGGACGAACCCTGGCACCCGCTCCGCGCGAGCGCACCCATCCGACGTACCTTTTGTGAACGGTGGAACACAGGCAGTGGCTGAATACATCTACTCCATGTACAAGGCGCGCAAGGCGCACGGCGACAAGGTCATCCTCGATGACGTGTCGCTGAACTTCCTGCCCGGCGCGAAGATCGGCGTCGTCGGCCCGAACGGTGCCGGCAAGTCCACGATCCTCAAGATCATGGCCGGGCTGGACACGCCGTCGAACGGTGAGGCGCGGCTGTCGCCCGGGTACACCGTGGGCATCCTGCTCCAGGAGCCGCCGCTGAACGAGGAGAAGACGGTCCTCGGCAACGTCCAGGAGGCCGTCGGCGAGATCCTGGCCAAGAAGGCCCGGTTCGACGAGATCTCCGAGCTCATGGCGCAGCCCGACGCGGACTTCGACGCGCTGCTCGCCGAGATGGGCACGCTGCAGGAGGACATCGACGCCGCCGACGCGTGGGACCTCGACTCCCAGCTCGAGCAGGCGATGGACGCCCTGCGCTGCCCGCCGCCGGACGCCGACGTGACGCTCCTGTCCGGTGGTGAGCGCCGCCGCGTCGCGCTGTGCAAGCTGCTCCTGCAGAAGCCCGACCTGCTGCTCCTCGACGAGCCCACCAACCACCTCGACGCCGAGTCCGTGCTGTGGCTCGAGCAGCACCTCGCGGGCTACGCCGGCGCCGTCCTGGCCGTGACCCACGACCGGTACTTCCTCGACCACGTCGCGGAGTGGATCTGCGAGATCGACCGCGGGCGCCTCTACCCGTACGAGGGCAACTACTCGACGTACCTCGAGAAGAAGCAGGCGCGCCTGGAGGTCCAGGGCAAGAAGGACGCCAAGCTCTCCAAGCGCCTCAAGGAGGAGCTGGAGTGGGTGCGGTCCAACGCCAAGGGCCGCCAGACCAAGTCGAAGGCTCGCCTGGCCCGCTACGAGGAGATGGCCGCGGAGGCGGACCGCACCAGGAAGCTCGACTTCGAGGAGATCCAGATCCCCGCCGGCCCGCGCCTGGGCTCGCTGGTGCTGGACGCCAACAACCTCAAGAAGGGCTTCGACGACCGTGTGCTGATCGACGGCCTGACGTTCACGCTGCCGCGCAACGGCATCGTCGGCGTCATCGGCCCGAACGGTGTCGGCAAGACCACGCTGTTCAAGACGATCGTGGGCCTGGAGCCGCTCGACGGTGGCGAGCTCAAGGTCGGCGAGACGGTCTCGATCTCGTACGTCGACCAGTCGCGCGGCGGCATCGACCCCAAGAAGACCCTGTGGGAGGTCGTGTCCGACGGGCTCGACTTCATCAAGGTCGGCAACGTCGAGATCCCGTCGCGCGCCTACGTGGCGTCGTTCGGGTTCAAGGGCCCGGACCAGCAGAAGCCGGCCGGCGTGCTGTCCGGTGGTGAGCGCAACCGCCTCAACCTGGCGCTGACGCTCAAGCAGGGCGGCAACCTGCTGCTCCTCGACGAGCCCACCAACGACCTCGACGTCGAGACCCTCGGCTCGCTGGAGAACGCCCTGCTGGAGTTCCCCGGCTGCGCCGTCGTGGTCTCCCACGACCGGTGGTTCCTCGACCGGGTCGCGACGCACATCCTGGCCTACGAGGGCACCGAGGAGAACCCGTCGAACTGGTACTGGTTCGAGGGCAACTTCGAGTCGTACGAGGCCAACAAGGTCGAGCGCCTGGGCGCCGACGCCGCGCGCCCGCACCGGGTCACGTACCGCAAGCTGACCCGCGACTGACGACGCGGCCGCAGGGGTGGGCGACCGAGGAACGAGGCCGCCCACCCCTACGGTCCCGAGGAAGTCGCGCGACAAGCACAGCGACTGACGCTTCTCTTTCGAGACCTAAGTTTCTTCGCTCTGGAGCCCTCCAGAGCGAAGAAACTTAGGTCTCGAAGGCGAGTGGCCGTACCGACATCGCGGGCGAATTGCACATACGTTCCTTGCCGTACACGGACATGTTCGACAAGATGCCGCAGTGACCCCTGCCCTACCCGGATGGCGCGAGCTGCCGCCCCTGCTGCGTGACCGCATCACCGACCTTCTCGGTGCCCGGGTGATCGCGGCCCGGCAGCCGGACCACTCCGGCATCCTGCCCGCCGCGCAGTTCGAGGTGCAGACGACGCGAGGTCACGTCTTCATCAAGGTGATCGGCACGGAGCAGCCCGGCCCGCTGAACTTCCTCCGGCAGGAGATCCAGCTCTCGCCGCTGCTGCCCGCGGCGGCCCCGCACCCCGAGCTCATGTGGTCGCTCGACGAGGTGCTGCCGAACCTGGGCACGTGGCTGGCGGTCGGCTACGCGGTGAAGTCCAGCGTGCGGCCCATCGACCAGTCCTGGCCCGACGACGACGTCGCGGCCATGGTCAAGGTCGTGCGGGGGATCGGTGAGGTCGAGGCGCCCGACGACCCGATGTTCCTGCCCGAGGAGAAGGTGTTCCCCACCGACTCCTGGGACTACCTCGCGGACAAGCGCCCGGCCGGGCTCGCCAACCACTCTCCGTGGCTCGCCAACCGGCTGGAGGGCCTCGCGGAGATCGTTCAGCACGCGCCCCAGGCGATCGCCGGCAAGAGCCTGCAGCACGGCACGCTGCGCGTGCAGAACGTGCTGCTGCCGGCGCGTCTGGGCGAGAAGCCGCTGGTGACGGACTGGATCCGGGGCAGCGTCGGCGCTCCGTACCTCGACCTGGTCTCGATGCTGCTGCACGTGCGGGCCAACGACGGTCCGCCGCCGGAGGCCACCCTGCGCCGGTTCGGGCTGCCGCCCGGCACCGAGCGCGACGCCGTCACCTGCTGGATCGCGGTGCTCGCCGGCCACTACGTGAAGTCGTCGATGGACCCGCCGCCCACCGACATGCCGGAGCTGCGTGCCTACCAGCACCGGCTGGCCCGCGCCGCGGTGTCATGGCTGCAGACCAGGCTCGGTTTCTGACGCCTGCGAATCCCGCAACACGGACTGTGGTTTGCGGGTGAAAGCACAGTTCGGCACACTCCGGCCATGAGTGCTGTGCGGCGACCGGCTTGGTCGGATCTACCCCCGTCTGTCCGATCCCGGGTCAGCGAGTCGATGGGTGGTCGTGTGATCGGCTCGGCCCCGATGAGCGGCACCGACCTGGCCCCGCTCGAGGTGCTGCAGACGGCGTCGGGCCGGTCGATCGTGCGCGCGGTGGGCCCGGAGGCCCCGGTGACCCAGGACCGGATGGCCGCTGAGGCGGTCTCGCTGGCCACGCTGCCCGACGACGTGCCCAGCCTGGAGCGCGAGTGGTACGTCGACGAGGACCTCCCCGGGGCGGGTCGCTGGGTTGTGCTCGGCTACCGGAACGAGCCCATCCGCCCGCCGCGCGACCCCTGGGACGACGGCGACCTCGCCGCGGCCGTCGAGCTCGCCATCCAGATCGGCTCGACCGAGGCGCCCCCGGGGCTGCCCGACGCGCTCGACCTCATCGACGTCGACGCCTGGTCCACGATCGCCGCCATGCGGCCGTCCGGGCTGCTGGCCTTCACGCCGTGGCTGTCCGACAAGGTCGAGCACCTCGCGGACATCGCCCGCTACGCCGAGGAGGCGATGTCGGGCAAGAGCCTGGTGCACGGAGCGCTGCGCCGGGAGTCGATCCTGATCACCGACCACGGCTGGGACGCGACCAGCGCCCACGCCGTCGACTGGTTCATGCCGTCGCACGGCGCGTCGTTCCTCGACGTCGTGCTGCTGCTGCCGTACCTGCGGGTCGACGGCGCCCCGCCACCCGGGATCGTGCTCGACCGGCACCCGCTGCCCGACGTCGACCCCGAGGCGCTGACCTGTGCCGTCACCGTCATCGCCGGTGCGCTGGTGCTCCAGTCCATGCGCCCGCCGGAGCCGGGTGCGCCCCACGGCCGCGCCGTGCAGCGCGAGGTGGCGCACGCCGCCCTCGACTGGCTGCGCTCGCGCCTGGGCGGCTGACGTCTTCACCCGGTCGGCACGCCAACGGCGCGCCTGACCTGCGCGGCTGCGGCAGACTGGCGCCATGACCGAGAAGCCCGACGACGGAGCGGTGCCCGGCGGCTCGAACGCGGGCGCGAGTCCCTGGCAGGCCGCCGGACGGCCCGCCGAGCCGGTGACGTCCGCGGAGCCGGCGACGTCCGGCGATCCTGCGGAGCCGGGGCAACCGACCGAACCGGCGGCCCCGGCCCAGCCCGCCGCCGTCGGCGCCGGGTCGCCCGCCCCGGCGTCCGCCGAGCCCGGGTCCACGACGCCCGCGGACCCCGACGGCGAGTCCGGCCTGACCGATGCCCTCGAGGTGCTTCGCGCCCGGCTCGGCGCCCTGCGCCTGCCCCTGGAGACCGCGGGCGTCGAGGCGGCGCGCACCGAGCAGCGTCGCGCCACGGACCAGCTCGACGACTACCTGCTGCCGCGGCTGCGCGCCCAGAAGGCGCCGCTGCTCGTCGTGGTCGGCGGGTCCACGGGCGCGGGCAAGTCGACCCTGGTCAACTCCGTCCTGGGCGAGAAGGTGACGCAGCCGGGCGTGCTGCGGCCCACCACCAAGGCGCCGGTCCTCGTGCACCACCCGCTGGACGCCCGGTGGTTCTCCACGGACCGGGTGCTGCCGGGCCTGGCGCGCGTGACGGCGTCGGGCAACGGGTCGCCGCTCCGGTCGGCGGTGGGGCCGGCCGCCGTGACGCAGGGCCACGGCACGCCGTCCGAACCCTCCCGCACGCTGCGGCTCGTGCCGAGCGACGCGCTGCCGAAGGGCCTGGCGCTGCTGGACGCACCGGACATCGACTCGGTCGACACCGCCAACCGCGAGCTCGCCGCGCAGCTCCTCGGGGCGGCCGACCTCTGGCTGTTCGTCACCACGTCGGCGCGGTACGCCGACGCCGTCCCGTGGGACCTGCTGAACCAGGCCGCCGCCCGCAAGGCGCAGGTGGCGATGGTGCTGGACCGCGTGGACCCGGGCGCCGAGGCCACGGCCGACGACCTGCGGGACATGATGGCCGAGCACGGCCTGCCCGACAGCCCGCTGTTCGTCATCCCGGAGGGCGAGCTCTCCGGCGAGGGCCTGCTGCCCGAGGGCGCCGTCGGCGACGTCTCGCGCTGGCTCACCGGGCTGGGCGGCGACGCCGACGCCCGGCGCCGCGTCATCGCCGCCACGCGCGACGGCGTGGTGGACTCCCTCGTGGTCCGCGCCGACGAGCTGGCCGACGCCGCCGACGAGCAGCAGGCCGCCGACGTCCGGCTGCGGCACGTCGTGGACCGCGCCTACGCGGACGCGGTCGCCCACGTGACGGCGGCGACGTCGGACGGCGCGCTGCTGCGCGGCGAGGTGCTCGCCCGCTGGCAGGACTTCGTGGGCACGGGCGAGTTCTACCGGGCGGTCGAGGAGAACATCGGCCGGTTCCGCGACGCGGTGGGGTCGTTCTTCCGGGGCAAGCCCAAGGAGGCGCCGCAGGTCGAGAAGGCGATCGCCCACGGGCTGGAGTCGGTGGTGCTGGACGCCGCCGAGGAGGCCGCCGAGCGCTCCTACCAGGGCTGGCGGGGCGACGCCGCGGGCGCGGCGCTGCTGGAGGGCCTGGAGCTGTCGCGGACGCCGGCGGCGCTGCGCGCCGAGGTGGGCGAGCAGATCCGGGGCTGGCAGGGCGACGTCCTGGCGCTGGTGCGCGAGCAGGGCGAGTCCAAGCGGGGCCGGGCGCGCGCGCTGTCCTTCGGCGTCAACGGCCTGGGCGCGGCGCTGATGATCTTCGTGTTCGCCTCGACGGGTGGGCTGACCGGCATCGAGGTCGGCATCGCGGGCGGTTCCGCCGTGCTCGCGCAGCGGCTGCTGGAGGCCGTGTTCGGCGAGGACGCCGTGCGCGGGCTCGCCACGCAGGCTCGCGACCGGCTGCGGGCCCGCATCCAGACGGTCATGGACGGGCAGGCGGCGCGCTACACCGCCCAGCTCGACGCGCTCGGCTCCGCGGAGGCCGGCGGTTCCGGCCTGCGGACGGCGGCCGCCGGTGTCGCCTCGGCGGCGTCGGCCGAGCGCCGCGTGCGGTCCCGTGCGGACGCCGTTCCCGGCGACGGCGCGTCCGCCGCGGACCTGCTGGAGAGCCGCGGGCTGCGCGGCGTCCGGGCCGGGACGGACGACGGGCGTCCGGCGGGCGGCCACGACACCGCGGCCGAGGAACCGGCCCGGAAGGGCTTCTGGAAGCGCCTGTTCGGGGACGGCGAGCGATGAGCCGGCTCGACCTGGCCGGCCGCACCGCGGCCCTCGACACCGCCGTCCAGGCCGCCGAGGGCCGCATCGAGCCCGCGCTCCTGGAGGAGGCGCGCGCCGTCGTGACCCGGGCGCGCGAGCGCGGCGGGCTGTCCGCGGAGCACACCGTCGTGGCGCTGGCCGGGGCCACCGGCTCGGGCAAGTCGTCGGTGCTGAACGCGGTGGCGGGCGTCGCGATCGCGCAGCCCGGCGTGCGGCGTCCGACGACGTCGCACCCGATGGCCGCCGTCTGGGGCGACGGCGCGGACCCCCTGCTGGACTGGCTGGAGGTGGGCCGCCGGCACCACGTGGGCGCGGTGGACGAGCCGGGCGCGCCGGTCGAGCCGAACCCGCCGGTCGAGCCTGTCGAGACCCCCCGGGACGGTACGGGGGTCTCGACAAGCTCGACCAGCGGCGCGGCCCAGACCAGCGCCGGCGGCGGCGGCCCGTTCCGTCGTCGGACGCCCGCCGGGGACACCACCGGGCTGGTGCTGCTGGACCTGCCCGACCACGACTCCGTCGTCACCGAGCACCGGATGCGCGCCGAGCGCCTGGTGCAGCGCGCCGACCTGCTGGTCTGGGTCGTGGACCCGCAGAAGTACGCGGACGCCGCGCTGCACGAGGGCTTCCTGCGGCCGCTCGCGGGCCGTGCCGAGGTGGTGGTCGTGGCGCTCAACCAGGCCGATCGCCTCACGCCCGACGAGACCTCCGCGATGCTCTCCGACCTCCGGCGGCTGGTGGCCGAGGACGGCCTGGACGGCGCGCGGGTCCTGGCCGTGTCCGCCAAGACGGGGCAGGGCATGGACGACCTGCGCGGGCTGCTGGCCAATGCCGCGGCCCGGCGGGAGGCCGCGACGGCCCGGCTCGCCGCGGACGAGCGGGTCGTGGCCCGGCGGATCGTCGACGAGTGCGGCACGCCGCCGCCGTCGCGCGCGGGAAGCCAGGCGCGGGGCGACCTGGTGGCCGCGCTGGAGGACGCCGCGGGCGTGCCCACGGTGGTCGAGGCCGTCCGCGGCTCGGCGCGCCGGGACGCGCGGGCGGCGACCGGCTGGCCGCTGACCCGGTGGATCGGGCGGCTGCGCAAGGACCCGCTGCGGCGGCTCGGGCTGCGGACGGCGGACCGGGAGCACCGTGCGCCGTCGGGCCGCGAGGACCTGGTGCGCACGTCCTTGCCGACGGCGCGGCCCGCGGTGCGGTCCACCGCGGCGTCGGCCGTGCGGCGCTACGTCGAGGACGTGACGCGCGGCGTCGCCGACCCGTGGGTCCTGGCCGCGCGCTCGCGCGGGCAGGCGGGCATCGACACCCTGCCGGACGCCCTCGACCAGGCGGTGGCCGCGACGCGCGTCGAGGCGGCGCGCCGTCCCGTGTGGTGGTCGCTGGTCAACGTGGTGCAGTGGGCGCTGGTCGCCGTGCTCGCGGCGGGCCTGCTGTGGCTGTTCGTGCTGTTCGGGTTCACGTACCTGCAGCTCCCGCCGCTGCCGACGCCGGTGCTGACCCTGCCGGTCTGGTCGGGCGACGGCGTCGTGTTCCCCGGGGCGCCGGAGTCCGGCTCGGGCGAGGGCCTCGGCGTCGACCCCTTCACCATCCCGTGGCCCACCCTGATGGTGCTCGGCTCGGTGGTGCTCGGCCTGCTCGTCGCCCTGGTCTGCCGGGTGTTCGGCGCGCTGGGCGCGCGGCGCCGGGCGCGCGCGGCACGACGCCGGCTGCGGCAGTCGGTCGGCGCCGTCGCCGACCGGCTGGTGCGGGAGCCCGTGGGGGAGGAGCTGACCCGGCTCGCGAGCTGCCGGACGGCGGCGGTGGTCGCCGCGAGCTGAGGCGCGTGGTCTGCCCGACGGCGCGCGGGCGGTGCGCCGTCGGCGGGAGAAGATAAGCCCATGACACGCCTGCACGTCCCCGTCACGCTGCGCTGGTCCGACCTGGACGCCTACGCCCACGTGAACAACGTCGCGATGTTCCGCCTGCTGGAGGACGCGCGCATCACCGCCTTCTGGCTGCACCCCGAGGCGCCCGAGGGCGAGGCCTGGCCGACGGCGGTGGTGCCCACCGGTCCGGACGCCGACTCGCACACGCTCGTGGCCGGGCAGCGCATCGAGTACCTGCGCCCGCTGCTGTTCACCCGCACTCCGGTGCGCGTGGAGATGTGGCTCGGCCGCATCGGCGGGGCCAGCGCCGAGGTCTGCTACGAGGTGCACGACGGCGCGGCGAGCATGCCGAAGACGGGCCCGACGTCGGGCGGCAAGCCCTACGCGCGGGCGACCACCACGCTCGTGTTCGTCGACGCCGCCACGGACCGGCCGCGCCGCCTCACCGAGGGGGAGCGCCTGGCGTGGAAGGCGTTCCAGGAGGACCCGATCACCTTCCGCCACCGCGGCTGACCCGTGTCAGACCTACAGGTCCCCGGGGGACCTGTAGGTCTGACACGTGGGGTGGTGGCGTCGAGTGGCCTTCGGTGTGTCCGAATTGGTAGATTCATCCCCCTTGGTTTCGGCCACGGAGGAACTGTGGATCTGCCCTCGCACTACCTTGACCCGGTCACGCTGCACGAGGTGTTCGACGACGTCCCGGCCGCTCAGGCGTATCTCGTCGAGCTGGCCCGGGGGCCGGCGTGCGACGAGCCGGCGACGCTCGCCGTCCGCGTGCCGCTGACCCGAGCCCTCGCCCCGGAGGCCGACGACCCCGACGCCGAGCTGGCCGAGGCGGAGCGCCTCGGCTGGCTCGCCGTCGACCTGGCCGGCGGCCCGGACGACGACGCTGCCGCGGCCCACTCGCACGCCGCCGACGTACCCCTGGCCGCCCTGACCCCGCTGCTGCGGCTGGCGCACGTGCTCCAGTGGCGGCACCGGTTCTCGGAGGCCGACCTGCTGTTCGGCCTGACGCTGGAGGCCGCGCACTACTACGGGGAGCACGCCGCGAGCATCGAGCACGCGCGCCGGCTGGAGTTCTT
Coding sequences within it:
- a CDS encoding single-stranded DNA-binding protein codes for the protein MNDVTVTVSGFAGNTPALHTGKDKDFAMFRVASTRRYVNDVGDWTDGSTLWFTVKAWRTAAANLARSVRKGDPVVVTGRLELDEWEDADGKAHTGLVIAATSVGVDATKGKVEFSRVVHQAALPGAPADDGGLVAARAGETDPFDIEAEAGRRELVTA
- the ettA gene encoding energy-dependent translational throttle protein EttA; this encodes MAEYIYSMYKARKAHGDKVILDDVSLNFLPGAKIGVVGPNGAGKSTILKIMAGLDTPSNGEARLSPGYTVGILLQEPPLNEEKTVLGNVQEAVGEILAKKARFDEISELMAQPDADFDALLAEMGTLQEDIDAADAWDLDSQLEQAMDALRCPPPDADVTLLSGGERRRVALCKLLLQKPDLLLLDEPTNHLDAESVLWLEQHLAGYAGAVLAVTHDRYFLDHVAEWICEIDRGRLYPYEGNYSTYLEKKQARLEVQGKKDAKLSKRLKEELEWVRSNAKGRQTKSKARLARYEEMAAEADRTRKLDFEEIQIPAGPRLGSLVLDANNLKKGFDDRVLIDGLTFTLPRNGIVGVIGPNGVGKTTLFKTIVGLEPLDGGELKVGETVSISYVDQSRGGIDPKKTLWEVVSDGLDFIKVGNVEIPSRAYVASFGFKGPDQQKPAGVLSGGERNRLNLALTLKQGGNLLLLDEPTNDLDVETLGSLENALLEFPGCAVVVSHDRWFLDRVATHILAYEGTEENPSNWYWFEGNFESYEANKVERLGADAARPHRVTYRKLTRD
- a CDS encoding phosphotransferase; this translates as MTPALPGWRELPPLLRDRITDLLGARVIAARQPDHSGILPAAQFEVQTTRGHVFIKVIGTEQPGPLNFLRQEIQLSPLLPAAAPHPELMWSLDEVLPNLGTWLAVGYAVKSSVRPIDQSWPDDDVAAMVKVVRGIGEVEAPDDPMFLPEEKVFPTDSWDYLADKRPAGLANHSPWLANRLEGLAEIVQHAPQAIAGKSLQHGTLRVQNVLLPARLGEKPLVTDWIRGSVGAPYLDLVSMLLHVRANDGPPPEATLRRFGLPPGTERDAVTCWIAVLAGHYVKSSMDPPPTDMPELRAYQHRLARAAVSWLQTRLGF
- a CDS encoding dynamin family protein, with the protein product MTEKPDDGAVPGGSNAGASPWQAAGRPAEPVTSAEPATSGDPAEPGQPTEPAAPAQPAAVGAGSPAPASAEPGSTTPADPDGESGLTDALEVLRARLGALRLPLETAGVEAARTEQRRATDQLDDYLLPRLRAQKAPLLVVVGGSTGAGKSTLVNSVLGEKVTQPGVLRPTTKAPVLVHHPLDARWFSTDRVLPGLARVTASGNGSPLRSAVGPAAVTQGHGTPSEPSRTLRLVPSDALPKGLALLDAPDIDSVDTANRELAAQLLGAADLWLFVTTSARYADAVPWDLLNQAAARKAQVAMVLDRVDPGAEATADDLRDMMAEHGLPDSPLFVIPEGELSGEGLLPEGAVGDVSRWLTGLGGDADARRRVIAATRDGVVDSLVVRADELADAADEQQAADVRLRHVVDRAYADAVAHVTAATSDGALLRGEVLARWQDFVGTGEFYRAVEENIGRFRDAVGSFFRGKPKEAPQVEKAIAHGLESVVLDAAEEAAERSYQGWRGDAAGAALLEGLELSRTPAALRAEVGEQIRGWQGDVLALVREQGESKRGRARALSFGVNGLGAALMIFVFASTGGLTGIEVGIAGGSAVLAQRLLEAVFGEDAVRGLATQARDRLRARIQTVMDGQAARYTAQLDALGSAEAGGSGLRTAAAGVASAASAERRVRSRADAVPGDGASAADLLESRGLRGVRAGTDDGRPAGGHDTAAEEPARKGFWKRLFGDGER
- a CDS encoding dynamin family protein is translated as MSRLDLAGRTAALDTAVQAAEGRIEPALLEEARAVVTRARERGGLSAEHTVVALAGATGSGKSSVLNAVAGVAIAQPGVRRPTTSHPMAAVWGDGADPLLDWLEVGRRHHVGAVDEPGAPVEPNPPVEPVETPRDGTGVSTSSTSGAAQTSAGGGGPFRRRTPAGDTTGLVLLDLPDHDSVVTEHRMRAERLVQRADLLVWVVDPQKYADAALHEGFLRPLAGRAEVVVVALNQADRLTPDETSAMLSDLRRLVAEDGLDGARVLAVSAKTGQGMDDLRGLLANAAARREAATARLAADERVVARRIVDECGTPPPSRAGSQARGDLVAALEDAAGVPTVVEAVRGSARRDARAATGWPLTRWIGRLRKDPLRRLGLRTADREHRAPSGREDLVRTSLPTARPAVRSTAASAVRRYVEDVTRGVADPWVLAARSRGQAGIDTLPDALDQAVAATRVEAARRPVWWSLVNVVQWALVAVLAAGLLWLFVLFGFTYLQLPPLPTPVLTLPVWSGDGVVFPGAPESGSGEGLGVDPFTIPWPTLMVLGSVVLGLLVALVCRVFGALGARRRARAARRRLRQSVGAVADRLVREPVGEELTRLASCRTAAVVAAS
- a CDS encoding acyl-CoA thioesterase; this translates as MTRLHVPVTLRWSDLDAYAHVNNVAMFRLLEDARITAFWLHPEAPEGEAWPTAVVPTGPDADSHTLVAGQRIEYLRPLLFTRTPVRVEMWLGRIGGASAEVCYEVHDGAASMPKTGPTSGGKPYARATTTLVFVDAATDRPRRLTEGERLAWKAFQEDPITFRHRG